A single Phragmites australis chromosome 4, lpPhrAust1.1, whole genome shotgun sequence DNA region contains:
- the LOC133915878 gene encoding uncharacterized protein LOC133915878: MGVQSNEGTVMFSSIALLQQRFRELDRIREKREERLLQMLAPRTDRPAVPSPAGAVPRATPVKWFFHPELLYPCRPLHDTAAAALFPGVTSTACECKNFQLRGDPLAVELWPSKVHKHVSGEVDVDTSLHL, translated from the coding sequence ATGGGGGTGCAGAGCAACGAGGGCACGGTGATGTTCTCCTCCATCGCGTTGCTGCAGCAGAGGTTCAGGGAGTTGGATAGGATCAGGGAGAAGCGGGAGGAGAGGCTTCTCCAGATGCTCGCTCCCCGCACCGACCGCCCCGCGGTCCCCTCCCCCGCTGGTGCTGTTCCGAGGGCGACGCCGGTAAAGTGGTTCTTCCACCCGGAGCTGCTGTACCCATGCAGACCGCTGCAtgacaccgccgccgccgccttgttCCCGGGTGTGACGTCCACCGCCTGCGAGTGCAAAAACTTCCAGCTCCGCGGCGACCCGCTCGCGGTGGAGCTGTGGCCTAGTAAGGTCCACAAGCATGTCTCCGGTGAAGTCGACGTCGACACCTCGCTGCACCTCTAG